The Verrucomicrobium spinosum DSM 4136 = JCM 18804 genome includes a region encoding these proteins:
- a CDS encoding DUF1501 domain-containing protein: MSSPSYHPAPLLQRRAFLQQSAYGLGGMALAGLLEQSYAGSSSERWRGAVLKPHTPVKARRVIHLCMAGGPSHLETFDWKPVLKDLDGKPFPESFTKGQQLAQLQGAELKARGAFCNFTKHGQTGNEISDLFPHMAGVADELCIIRSMQTEQINHDTAHAFMNSGSIIKGRPSMGSWLLYGLGCETEELPGFVVLTSAGKSGQQPISARQWSSGFLASKFQGILFNSKGNAVHYLGSPEGVCQSTQRQVVEEIQRMNGLLGEQRVDPEIQTRIAQYEMAFRMQTSVPELTDMKSEAQEVLDMYGIKEPGDGSFASNCLLARRMAERGVRMIQLYHRAWDHHGGIVDGMKSAAKDVDQASAALIKDLKQRGLLDDTLVLWGGEFGRTPMGQGSGRDHHILAFSVAMAGGGVRPGTYGATDELGYRAVENVVPVHDLHATMLHQLGIDHKRMTVKFQGLDMRLTGVAGSVVKGIVL; the protein is encoded by the coding sequence ATGTCCTCGCCATCCTATCACCCTGCGCCTCTTCTCCAGCGTCGCGCCTTTCTTCAGCAGTCCGCGTATGGACTGGGCGGCATGGCACTCGCTGGCTTGTTGGAGCAATCTTATGCGGGCTCGTCATCAGAACGCTGGCGCGGAGCGGTGCTCAAGCCGCACACGCCCGTCAAGGCTCGTCGCGTCATCCATCTCTGCATGGCGGGAGGTCCTTCGCATCTGGAGACATTTGATTGGAAGCCGGTTCTGAAGGATCTGGATGGCAAGCCATTTCCTGAATCCTTCACCAAAGGGCAGCAACTCGCCCAGCTCCAAGGGGCGGAACTGAAGGCGAGGGGAGCGTTCTGCAACTTCACCAAACACGGACAGACGGGCAATGAGATCTCGGATCTCTTTCCCCACATGGCTGGAGTGGCGGATGAGTTGTGCATCATCCGTTCCATGCAGACGGAGCAGATCAATCATGACACGGCGCATGCGTTCATGAACAGCGGCTCCATCATCAAGGGGCGGCCGAGCATGGGCTCGTGGCTGCTGTATGGTTTGGGCTGCGAGACCGAGGAGCTCCCAGGGTTCGTGGTCTTGACCTCTGCAGGGAAGTCCGGGCAGCAGCCCATCTCCGCCCGCCAATGGTCCAGCGGCTTTCTTGCGAGCAAATTTCAAGGCATCCTGTTTAATTCCAAGGGGAATGCGGTCCACTATCTGGGGAGTCCGGAAGGTGTCTGCCAGAGCACCCAGCGGCAGGTGGTGGAAGAGATCCAGCGCATGAACGGACTGCTGGGAGAGCAGCGGGTGGACCCGGAGATTCAGACCCGCATTGCGCAGTATGAGATGGCCTTTCGCATGCAGACCTCCGTGCCTGAACTCACGGATATGAAAAGCGAGGCGCAGGAGGTGCTGGACATGTACGGGATCAAGGAACCAGGGGATGGTTCATTTGCGAGCAACTGCCTGCTGGCGCGCCGCATGGCTGAGCGGGGTGTGCGGATGATCCAGCTCTACCACCGCGCGTGGGATCATCATGGCGGCATAGTGGACGGCATGAAGAGCGCGGCCAAAGATGTGGATCAGGCCAGCGCAGCCTTGATCAAGGATCTCAAACAACGCGGACTATTGGACGACACGCTCGTCTTGTGGGGTGGAGAGTTCGGCCGCACGCCCATGGGGCAGGGGTCGGGTCGTGACCATCACATTCTTGCGTTCAGCGTCGCCATGGCGGGCGGCGGAGTGAGGCCGGGCACTTATGGTGCGACGGATGAGCTTGGCTACCGGGCTGTGGAGAACGTCGTGCCCGTGCACGATCTCCATGCCACGATGTTACACCAACTGGGCATTGATCACAAACGGATGACCGTGAAGTTCCAAGGGCTTGACATGCGCCTGACAGGGGTCGCTGGGAGTGTGGTCAAAGGCATCGTGTTGTAG
- a CDS encoding PSD1 and planctomycete cytochrome C domain-containing protein, whose protein sequence is MKFIPPILLLLLVTANAQGEGKVKFNRDIRPIMSDTCFHCHGPDKSSRKGGLRLDIREEALKPGKSGALPILPGEPDKSEIIKRIFTTDHDDLMPPEEAHKELTPEQKAIFKQWVAEGAVYEAHWAYTPLVRPPVPGADAQPAGEKAVDAFIQAGLSARQIQPSAEADRRTLLRRLSLDLTGLPPTPEELEAFVKDAAPDAYAREVERLLRSPHYGERMAVWWLDVARFTDTVGYHGDQNQRIFPYRDYVIDAFNQNKRFDQFTIEQLAGDLLPEPTKEQLVATGFNRLNMVTREGGAQPKEYLSKYGAERVRTVGGAWMGATLGCSECHDHKFDPFTAKDFYAMQAFFADVKQWGVYSDYGYSPNPELKGWNNEYPFPPEIEVTSPYLKQRSESLRKRMLALAAGELKQTAVQQAFQTWRTAAAKFLNEHNDGWLAAQPIVSVTAAPVGKKPAASPAEPKKTVPAPLVDAEGWITASSKAADNSRIELSPGAMSVAAVRVQLRPHGAGGSILRNGGEGSTMVKVSVAVKRQGTEKEQGLVVAYADADFQDPRYSSTVQVLNLKDGWKTASLRWNAPQQSVWQLERPVSLKEGDTLVVKLDANSAASCRVQVSPFAPVKPNTPGALASMKDDLASPDIPARLAETFLRSAPIEPVAAMAEYRQFFSQWLECREGKTWTMVTQAMPPLTVKVLPRGNWMDETGEVTLPAVPEFLPASFRAGAGQPRATRLDLARWLCSQDNPLTPRAFANRLWKQFFGNGLSIVVDDLGAQGEPPSHPELLDWLASEFRDSGWNVKHLIRLMVLSHTYRQSSSLRPELKDIDPNNRLLASQNPRRLDAEFVRDNALFIAGRLNLELGGPSVKPYQPEGYYENLQFPDRKYVAETDDRQWRRGVYMHWQRTFLHPMLANFDAPMRDECTANRTLSNTPQQALTLLNDPTFVEAARVFAERLLKLGVAGDDARLNAAMELAAGRPLNAPERSSLTYFLNSQREQFEAAPEDAAKVVKAGISPAVAELDPVELAAWTSVARVVLNLQETITRY, encoded by the coding sequence ATGAAGTTCATCCCGCCCATCCTCCTGCTCCTGCTGGTCACCGCCAACGCGCAAGGCGAGGGAAAGGTGAAGTTCAACCGGGACATTCGTCCCATCATGTCGGACACGTGCTTCCACTGTCATGGACCTGATAAGAGCTCCCGCAAAGGGGGCCTGCGGCTGGATATCCGTGAAGAGGCGCTCAAGCCGGGGAAAAGCGGAGCCCTTCCCATCCTGCCTGGCGAGCCGGACAAGAGTGAAATCATCAAGCGAATCTTCACCACTGATCATGACGACCTCATGCCGCCAGAGGAGGCTCACAAGGAGCTGACCCCCGAGCAAAAGGCGATCTTCAAGCAATGGGTGGCCGAGGGCGCGGTTTACGAAGCACACTGGGCCTACACCCCGCTGGTGCGGCCTCCCGTGCCCGGGGCAGATGCCCAACCTGCCGGGGAGAAGGCTGTTGATGCCTTCATTCAAGCCGGGCTGTCTGCCAGGCAGATCCAACCCTCTGCGGAGGCGGACCGGCGCACGCTGTTGCGCAGGTTGAGTCTGGACCTGACGGGGCTGCCGCCGACCCCGGAGGAACTGGAGGCCTTCGTGAAGGACGCAGCTCCTGATGCCTACGCCCGGGAGGTGGAGCGGCTGCTCAGATCGCCTCACTATGGCGAGCGCATGGCCGTATGGTGGCTGGATGTGGCCAGATTCACCGACACGGTGGGCTATCACGGTGACCAGAATCAACGGATCTTCCCGTATCGGGACTATGTCATCGACGCGTTCAACCAAAACAAGCGCTTTGACCAGTTCACCATCGAGCAGCTGGCAGGAGATCTGTTGCCGGAGCCGACGAAGGAGCAGTTGGTGGCGACCGGCTTCAACCGATTGAACATGGTGACTCGTGAGGGGGGTGCCCAGCCCAAGGAGTACCTGAGCAAATACGGCGCAGAACGTGTGAGAACAGTCGGCGGTGCCTGGATGGGGGCCACGCTGGGGTGCAGTGAGTGCCATGACCACAAGTTCGATCCCTTTACAGCAAAGGACTTCTACGCCATGCAGGCCTTTTTTGCGGACGTGAAGCAGTGGGGCGTTTATTCGGACTATGGTTATTCCCCCAATCCCGAGCTCAAAGGCTGGAACAATGAGTATCCCTTTCCTCCTGAGATTGAGGTCACAAGCCCCTATCTGAAGCAGCGCAGCGAATCGCTGAGGAAGCGCATGCTGGCGCTCGCAGCCGGGGAGCTGAAACAAACAGCCGTCCAGCAGGCATTTCAGACCTGGCGGACGGCGGCAGCGAAGTTCCTGAATGAACACAACGACGGCTGGCTGGCTGCCCAACCCATCGTGAGTGTCACCGCCGCTCCAGTGGGGAAAAAGCCTGCGGCTAGCCCTGCTGAGCCGAAGAAAACAGTGCCGGCACCGCTGGTGGATGCGGAGGGATGGATCACTGCCAGTTCAAAAGCAGCAGACAACTCCCGCATTGAACTAAGCCCGGGGGCCATGAGCGTGGCGGCGGTGCGGGTGCAACTGCGCCCCCATGGGGCAGGGGGCTCCATCTTGCGAAATGGGGGTGAGGGGAGCACGATGGTCAAGGTGTCTGTCGCAGTGAAAAGGCAGGGCACCGAGAAAGAGCAAGGCCTGGTGGTCGCTTATGCGGACGCCGATTTCCAAGATCCCCGCTACAGCAGCACCGTGCAGGTCTTGAACCTCAAGGACGGCTGGAAGACGGCCTCCCTCCGATGGAACGCCCCACAGCAGTCCGTGTGGCAGCTTGAGAGACCCGTGTCTCTCAAGGAAGGGGACACGTTGGTGGTGAAGCTGGATGCCAACAGTGCAGCCAGTTGCCGGGTGCAGGTTTCGCCCTTCGCCCCTGTGAAACCCAATACCCCGGGAGCGTTGGCATCAATGAAGGATGACCTCGCGTCGCCGGATATCCCGGCCCGGCTGGCCGAAACCTTTTTGCGTTCCGCTCCCATTGAGCCGGTTGCCGCGATGGCAGAGTATCGCCAGTTTTTCAGCCAATGGCTGGAGTGTCGTGAGGGCAAAACGTGGACGATGGTCACTCAAGCCATGCCACCCTTGACGGTGAAAGTGCTGCCGCGCGGAAACTGGATGGATGAGACTGGGGAGGTGACCCTGCCCGCGGTGCCGGAATTTCTACCTGCCTCTTTCCGGGCGGGCGCAGGGCAGCCCCGCGCGACACGGCTTGACCTGGCCAGGTGGCTCTGTTCACAGGACAATCCACTCACGCCCCGGGCCTTCGCAAACCGCCTTTGGAAGCAGTTCTTTGGCAACGGTCTCTCGATCGTTGTGGACGACCTGGGTGCCCAAGGGGAGCCTCCCAGCCATCCTGAACTGCTCGATTGGCTCGCCTCAGAGTTCCGTGACAGCGGCTGGAACGTGAAACACCTCATACGCCTGATGGTGCTCTCCCACACCTACCGCCAGAGCTCCAGTCTGCGTCCAGAGTTAAAGGACATCGATCCCAACAACCGCTTGCTGGCTTCTCAGAATCCGCGCCGTCTTGATGCGGAGTTCGTGCGTGACAATGCGCTCTTCATCGCGGGTCGCCTGAATCTTGAGCTGGGCGGTCCCAGCGTGAAGCCCTATCAGCCGGAGGGGTACTATGAGAACCTCCAGTTCCCAGACCGGAAGTATGTGGCAGAAACGGATGATCGCCAATGGCGTCGAGGTGTGTACATGCACTGGCAGCGTACGTTCCTGCACCCGATGCTGGCCAACTTCGATGCGCCCATGCGCGACGAGTGCACAGCCAACCGCACCCTGTCGAATACCCCGCAACAGGCGCTGACCTTGTTGAACGATCCCACCTTCGTCGAAGCCGCCCGGGTGTTTGCGGAGCGCCTGCTGAAGCTGGGTGTTGCGGGTGATGACGCCCGGCTCAATGCCGCGATGGAACTGGCTGCCGGCAGACCGCTCAATGCACCCGAACGGTCTTCGTTGACTTATTTCCTTAATTCACAACGGGAGCAGTTCGAGGCTGCTCCGGAAGATGCGGCGAAAGTGGTGAAGGCGGGGATTTCGCCTGCGGTCGCGGAATTGGATCCCGTAGAGTTGGCCGCGTGGACTTCGGTCGCGCGTGTGGTGCTGAATCTCCAAGAGACTATTACTCGGTATTGA
- a CDS encoding helix-turn-helix domain-containing protein: MKLVCHTPRPPLSQWVELIWHHECAHLPFSLEKLMPTGRVDLIINLNDEALRIHDPKDVRQIEHYRGPLLSGVQGSFSVIDASQQTQIMGVAFKPGGAYVLPGLAVAEISDTHLSAGDVWGHQAQLWGEQLAGLPDAWSRVNALERALIKVIARGRLREMHASVQMALQEIQHRPATASVRQLAEQVRLSQRRFIELFTRQVGITPKLYSRIQRFQRTLKQVHARSQVDWCELAFDAGYSDQSHLIRDFQKFSGLSPTQYRTLRTEHPNHVVLTDSTQG, translated from the coding sequence ATGAAGCTCGTCTGCCATACTCCGCGCCCGCCCCTCTCCCAGTGGGTGGAGCTGATCTGGCACCACGAGTGCGCCCACCTGCCTTTTTCGTTGGAGAAGTTGATGCCCACGGGAAGGGTGGACCTGATCATCAATCTGAATGATGAAGCCCTGCGCATTCATGATCCGAAAGATGTCCGCCAGATTGAGCACTACCGTGGCCCTCTGCTCTCCGGCGTGCAGGGATCTTTCTCGGTCATCGATGCAAGCCAGCAGACCCAGATCATGGGAGTGGCCTTCAAGCCCGGTGGTGCATATGTTCTGCCAGGGTTGGCAGTCGCTGAGATCAGTGACACCCATCTCAGTGCTGGCGATGTGTGGGGGCATCAGGCCCAGCTTTGGGGGGAGCAGTTGGCGGGATTACCCGATGCCTGGAGCCGTGTGAATGCGCTGGAACGCGCCCTGATCAAAGTGATCGCCCGGGGAAGGCTACGGGAAATGCACGCCTCCGTGCAGATGGCGCTGCAGGAGATTCAGCATCGCCCCGCTACAGCCAGCGTGCGGCAGCTGGCAGAGCAGGTCCGCCTCAGCCAGCGGCGGTTTATTGAGCTCTTCACCCGTCAGGTGGGCATCACACCCAAGCTCTACAGTCGCATCCAGCGCTTTCAACGCACGCTCAAGCAGGTGCATGCCCGGAGCCAGGTGGACTGGTGCGAACTCGCCTTCGATGCGGGCTACTCTGACCAGTCCCATCTTATCCGGGACTTTCAGAAATTCAGCGGTCTCTCTCCCACCCAGTATCGGACGCTCCGCACAGAGCACCCCAATCACGTAGTGCTCACTGACAGCACCCAAGGGTAA
- a CDS encoding VOC family protein, translated as MSTPYRPEGFSAITPYLIAPDAARLIQFLVEAFDAKEKILVHDDAGKVRHAGFQIGDSHIELADGNPQWKPMAAGLHLYVQDTDAAYLKAIAAGGTSLYEPTDMHYGERSGGVMDPAGNHWYIATLLPS; from the coding sequence ATGAGCACACCCTACCGTCCCGAAGGTTTTTCGGCCATCACCCCCTATCTGATCGCACCTGACGCCGCCCGTCTTATCCAGTTCCTCGTCGAGGCGTTCGACGCCAAGGAGAAGATTCTGGTCCATGACGATGCTGGGAAGGTGCGGCACGCAGGATTTCAGATCGGCGACTCCCACATCGAACTTGCTGACGGTAATCCCCAATGGAAGCCGATGGCGGCGGGACTCCACCTCTACGTCCAAGATACTGACGCCGCCTATCTGAAGGCAATCGCAGCGGGCGGCACCTCACTCTATGAGCCCACAGACATGCACTATGGAGAGAGGAGCGGCGGTGTCATGGATCCCGCAGGCAATCACTGGTACATCGCGACATTGCTACCCTCCTGA
- a CDS encoding efflux RND transporter permease subunit: MRSSFTDIFIKHPVLAIVVNLAIVLVGWKSISSLPVQQYPKIESSSIIITTLYYGASAETARGFLTTPIERVVSQIGGVDYVDSTSRAGISTVTVHLKLNHNITAALAEVTARLQQVRTELPPEAEPPVVEVQRADRPYATFYLSFSSSERSVPAVTDWLTRSLQPQLATLPGVQRVTIEGGRQIAMRIWIDPDRLAALNLSPGDVHAALRRNNYLAAVGRTKGNLVEINLLANTDLRSKDEFANLIVADREGALVRLSDVANVELGAEDPDLIAKHDKKEGVYLGVWPLIGSNEIDVAKNLEEEMARIRPTLPKDIEMSLVWDGTMFMRSALKEISKTLVETVLIVGLAVFLFMGSLRTALVPLIAMPISLIGAAAIMLACGFSLNLLTILAIVLAVGLVVDDAIVVVENVERHVHAGKSRTQAALIGARELVGPIIAMTITLAVVYAPIGFQGGLTGSLFLEFAITLAAAVVVSGFVAITLSPMMSSKFVHPQGRESWLTRLVNRIFERVRRAYGVMLDGALQIRWAIVLVAVMVMFAAWPFYMFSEKELAPVEDQSHISLFLDTPPDSTIESANRESLRLVDAITAFHEAEYMWSLTAGWGGFGGMVAKDWKSRGRSTAEMYGEVYGAVSQVPGLRVFPRLDPPLPTPGQYDVELVLQTHAPVEQLLETASAVIAAGYQSGNFLYVDTDLKIDRPEARVMIDREKLADLGLDLAGVGQELGTLLGGAYVNRFNYFDRSYKVIPQIGDSDRATVGPLLDLKVKTPEGDLVPVSTFTSIEAHTAPRTLNRFQQRNAVKIFAGVQPGVTKEKALRVLEDAAKAAAGPGVTLDYAGESRQIRKEGSALTVTLGFAVVLIYLVLAAQFRSFRDPLIVLVGSVPLAISGALIFTFLGFTTINIYSQVGLITLVGLIAKNGILIVQFANELQLQGLEKAAALREASMTRLRPVLMTSAATVFGHFPLVLVTGPGAEARNSIGIVLVTGMIVGTLFTLFVVPVFYSLIAEQHKPVTAGDEEEGAGEATPALLPAPSAA; the protein is encoded by the coding sequence ATGCGCTCATCTTTCACAGACATCTTCATCAAACACCCAGTGTTGGCCATCGTGGTCAACCTGGCCATCGTCCTGGTCGGCTGGAAGTCGATCAGCTCCCTGCCAGTCCAGCAGTACCCCAAGATTGAAAGCTCCTCCATCATCATCACCACCCTCTACTATGGGGCGAGTGCGGAGACGGCCAGAGGCTTCCTGACCACACCCATCGAGCGGGTCGTCTCGCAGATTGGGGGCGTGGATTACGTGGACTCCACCAGTCGTGCGGGCATCAGCACCGTGACTGTGCACCTGAAGTTGAACCACAACATCACGGCGGCGCTCGCTGAAGTCACAGCCCGGCTTCAACAGGTGCGCACTGAGCTGCCACCAGAGGCAGAACCTCCCGTGGTGGAGGTGCAACGGGCGGACCGGCCCTATGCGACGTTCTACCTGAGCTTCAGCTCCAGTGAGCGCTCTGTGCCTGCGGTAACCGACTGGCTCACACGCAGCCTACAGCCGCAACTGGCCACCCTTCCCGGAGTGCAGCGTGTCACGATCGAAGGGGGCCGCCAGATCGCCATGCGCATCTGGATTGACCCGGATCGTCTGGCCGCGTTGAACCTTTCTCCCGGGGATGTGCACGCGGCGCTGCGCCGCAACAACTACCTGGCTGCCGTGGGGCGCACCAAAGGCAATCTGGTGGAGATCAATCTGCTGGCCAACACGGACCTGCGCTCCAAGGATGAGTTTGCCAACCTCATCGTCGCAGATCGTGAGGGCGCACTCGTCCGTCTGAGCGATGTCGCCAATGTGGAACTGGGGGCAGAGGATCCAGACCTGATTGCCAAACATGACAAGAAAGAGGGCGTGTACCTGGGGGTGTGGCCGCTGATTGGCTCCAATGAAATCGATGTGGCAAAGAACTTGGAGGAGGAGATGGCCCGCATTCGGCCCACGCTGCCCAAGGACATCGAGATGAGCCTCGTCTGGGACGGCACGATGTTCATGCGGTCCGCGCTCAAGGAGATCAGCAAGACCCTCGTGGAGACGGTGCTCATCGTGGGCCTGGCCGTGTTTCTCTTCATGGGATCCCTTCGCACGGCCCTGGTGCCGCTCATCGCCATGCCCATCTCACTCATTGGCGCGGCAGCCATCATGCTGGCCTGTGGTTTCAGCCTCAACCTCCTGACCATTCTGGCCATCGTGCTGGCGGTGGGTCTGGTGGTGGATGACGCCATCGTCGTGGTGGAGAACGTGGAACGTCACGTTCATGCGGGCAAGTCTCGAACGCAGGCGGCCCTCATTGGGGCACGTGAGCTGGTGGGGCCGATCATTGCCATGACCATCACGCTGGCCGTCGTCTATGCGCCGATTGGTTTCCAGGGCGGTCTGACGGGTTCGCTGTTTCTGGAGTTCGCCATCACCCTCGCGGCAGCGGTGGTGGTATCAGGGTTCGTGGCCATCACCCTGTCCCCCATGATGAGCTCCAAGTTCGTGCATCCGCAAGGTAGAGAGAGTTGGCTGACGCGTCTGGTGAATCGCATCTTCGAGCGCGTGCGCCGTGCCTATGGCGTGATGCTGGACGGAGCCCTGCAGATCCGCTGGGCCATTGTGCTGGTGGCGGTGATGGTGATGTTTGCCGCCTGGCCGTTCTACATGTTCTCGGAGAAGGAGCTCGCCCCGGTGGAAGATCAGAGCCACATCAGCCTCTTCCTGGATACGCCTCCTGATTCAACAATAGAATCTGCCAACCGTGAATCGCTCCGACTGGTGGACGCCATTACCGCCTTCCACGAGGCGGAGTACATGTGGTCGCTCACGGCCGGCTGGGGTGGCTTCGGCGGCATGGTGGCCAAGGATTGGAAGAGTCGCGGCCGCTCCACGGCCGAGATGTACGGCGAGGTTTATGGGGCTGTCTCCCAGGTGCCCGGGCTGCGGGTCTTCCCGCGGCTGGATCCGCCGCTGCCGACGCCGGGTCAATATGATGTCGAGCTCGTCCTGCAAACGCACGCCCCGGTGGAGCAGCTTCTGGAGACCGCATCCGCCGTCATCGCCGCCGGCTACCAGAGTGGTAATTTCCTCTATGTGGACACGGATCTGAAGATCGACCGTCCGGAGGCCCGCGTCATGATTGATCGCGAGAAGCTGGCAGACCTGGGGCTGGATCTGGCCGGGGTAGGGCAGGAGCTGGGCACCCTGCTGGGCGGGGCGTATGTGAACCGGTTCAACTACTTTGACCGCAGCTACAAGGTCATCCCGCAGATCGGCGACAGTGACCGCGCCACGGTGGGGCCGCTTCTGGATCTGAAGGTGAAGACGCCTGAAGGGGACCTGGTGCCGGTGTCCACCTTCACGAGCATCGAGGCCCACACCGCGCCGCGGACGCTGAACCGCTTTCAACAACGCAACGCGGTGAAGATCTTTGCCGGAGTGCAACCGGGAGTGACCAAGGAAAAAGCACTGCGGGTGTTGGAAGATGCCGCGAAAGCCGCGGCGGGTCCCGGCGTGACTCTGGACTATGCCGGGGAGTCCCGCCAGATCCGCAAGGAGGGTTCTGCTCTGACCGTCACGCTGGGCTTTGCTGTGGTGCTGATCTATCTCGTGCTGGCAGCGCAGTTTCGCAGTTTCCGCGATCCCTTGATCGTGTTGGTGGGGTCTGTGCCGCTGGCCATCTCCGGGGCATTGATCTTCACCTTCCTCGGCTTTACCACCATCAACATCTACTCGCAGGTCGGGTTGATCACGCTGGTGGGATTGATCGCCAAGAACGGGATCCTGATCGTGCAGTTCGCCAATGAATTGCAGCTGCAAGGGCTGGAGAAGGCGGCCGCGCTGCGCGAGGCCTCGATGACCCGTCTGCGTCCCGTGCTGATGACCTCAGCGGCCACCGTGTTCGGTCACTTCCCGCTGGTCCTGGTCACCGGGCCCGGTGCGGAAGCTCGCAACAGCATTGGGATTGTGCTGGTGACCGGGATGATCGTGGGCACCCTGTTCACGCTTTTCGTCGTGCCGGTGTTCTATTCCCTGATTGCCGAGCAGCACAAGCCAGTGACGGCGGGTGATGAGGAAGAAGGGGCAGGGGAGGCGACTCCCGCGCTGCTGCCTGCGCCGAGCGCCGCGTGA
- a CDS encoding efflux RND transporter periplasmic adaptor subunit, with translation MKIIRWIGAFILIAAVASGGLALAAWKRSELKKSAAEAANQPEPMETVIVAAAKEREHRRVTTSIGTVLAMRSITLRNEIAGTVERAALKPGQIVEAGTVLVALDVSVEEAELRAQEAQAALAETTLKRMEKLAENRATPEMELDRARAERDVALAQTARTKAVMARKTILAPFRARVGLADVHPGQYLEEGTVLTTLQGVDGAVHVDFTVTQAVAGTLKEGETVEVLATLDSAPVLAKIVALDSRVDPKTRNAGVRAKIEDATQAPSPGASVRVRVPVGPMRKVVSVPVSALRRGPEGDHVFVIAADASGARRAHQRIVQSGAVQADEVLIESGLKPGEEVAASGSFKLREAVLVAEAKDQPQAPVTTMASDKAD, from the coding sequence ATGAAAATCATTCGTTGGATCGGAGCCTTTATCTTGATCGCGGCAGTGGCCTCAGGAGGGCTTGCCCTGGCTGCCTGGAAACGTTCGGAACTGAAGAAGTCGGCGGCAGAGGCGGCCAATCAGCCGGAGCCGATGGAGACGGTGATCGTCGCTGCCGCCAAGGAGCGGGAGCATCGCAGAGTCACCACCTCGATCGGCACTGTCCTGGCCATGCGCTCCATCACGTTGCGCAACGAAATCGCCGGCACCGTGGAGCGCGCTGCCCTCAAGCCCGGACAGATTGTTGAGGCTGGAACCGTGCTGGTCGCCCTGGATGTGTCGGTGGAGGAGGCAGAACTCAGGGCGCAAGAAGCCCAGGCTGCGCTCGCCGAAACCACGCTCAAGCGCATGGAAAAACTGGCGGAGAACCGTGCCACCCCGGAGATGGAGCTGGATCGCGCCAGGGCAGAACGGGATGTTGCACTCGCCCAGACCGCCCGCACGAAGGCAGTGATGGCTCGCAAAACCATCCTGGCTCCCTTCCGGGCCAGAGTAGGGCTCGCGGATGTGCATCCTGGCCAGTACCTGGAGGAAGGGACCGTGCTGACCACATTGCAGGGCGTGGATGGTGCGGTGCATGTGGACTTTACCGTCACGCAGGCCGTGGCAGGAACGCTTAAGGAAGGGGAGACTGTGGAGGTGCTTGCCACCCTGGATTCTGCGCCCGTTCTGGCCAAGATCGTGGCGCTTGATTCCCGAGTGGATCCCAAGACCCGCAATGCCGGAGTGCGCGCCAAGATCGAGGACGCCACCCAGGCACCCAGCCCTGGCGCATCCGTACGCGTTCGCGTCCCGGTGGGTCCGATGCGGAAGGTGGTAAGCGTGCCGGTGAGCGCCCTGCGCCGCGGGCCGGAAGGAGACCATGTCTTCGTGATCGCCGCAGATGCCAGCGGTGCCCGCCGGGCTCATCAGCGCATCGTGCAGAGCGGTGCCGTGCAGGCTGACGAGGTGCTCATCGAATCCGGCCTGAAGCCGGGTGAAGAAGTCGCGGCCTCCGGTTCCTTCAAACTACGTGAGGCAGTGCTCGTGGCCGAGGCCAAAGACCAGCCCCAGGCTCCCGTCACCACCATGGCCAGCGACAAGGCTGACTAA
- a CDS encoding TetR/AcrR family transcriptional regulator, which yields MSRPNPVIKDTLLDAAETIAARDGVARLTFDAVAAEARVSKGGVLHYFTTKDQLIEGMVKRTANRWRDYFKAAYDNEPEGPGRMTRGLLKSCFTDAQTWTEALRRAFGSVFAALAHNPALIEPMREAYTEFYHYVEQDGLPPGVAESVTTAMDGLWFYWVLRLRPVNQGDLDRMRGALELTLNDALKSAAQATA from the coding sequence ATGTCCCGCCCCAATCCTGTCATCAAAGATACCTTGCTCGACGCCGCCGAAACCATCGCCGCCCGGGATGGGGTGGCGCGACTCACCTTTGACGCCGTGGCTGCAGAGGCCAGGGTCAGCAAAGGGGGAGTGCTCCACTACTTCACAACCAAAGACCAGCTCATCGAGGGCATGGTCAAACGCACGGCAAATCGCTGGCGGGACTACTTCAAGGCCGCTTACGACAATGAGCCGGAAGGCCCAGGTCGCATGACCCGGGGGCTGCTCAAGAGTTGTTTCACAGATGCCCAGACTTGGACAGAGGCGCTGCGTCGCGCCTTCGGCTCCGTGTTTGCCGCGCTGGCTCACAATCCTGCCCTCATTGAGCCGATGAGGGAGGCGTACACCGAGTTCTACCACTACGTGGAGCAGGACGGCCTGCCTCCTGGCGTCGCAGAGTCAGTGACCACGGCCATGGACGGTCTGTGGTTCTACTGGGTCTTGCGATTGCGTCCCGTCAACCAGGGAGACCTGGATCGCATGCGGGGTGCTCTGGAACTGACGCTCAACGACGCCCTCAAATCCGCAGCGCAAGCCACCGCCTAA